A portion of the Oncorhynchus gorbuscha isolate QuinsamMale2020 ecotype Even-year linkage group LG07, OgorEven_v1.0, whole genome shotgun sequence genome contains these proteins:
- the LOC124039256 gene encoding COP9 signalosome complex subunit 3, whose translation MASALEQFVNNVRQLSAQGQMTQLCELINKSGELLAKNLSHLDTVLGALDIQEHSLGVLAVLFVKFSMPNIPDFETLFSQVQLFISTCNGEHIRYATDTFAGLCHQLTNALVERKQPLRGVGILKQAIDKMQINTNQLTSVHADLCQLCLLAKCFKPVLPFLELDMMDICKENGAYDAKHFLCYYYYGGMIYTGLKNFERALYFYEQAITTPAMAVSHIMLEAYKKYILVSLILHGKVQQLPKYTSQIVGRFIKPLSNAYHELAQVYATNNPAELRSQVNKHSETFTRDNNTGLVKQCLSSLYKKNIQRLTKTFLTLSLQDMASRVQLSGPQEAEKYVLHMIEDGEIYASINQKDGMVCFHDNPEKYNNPAMLHKIDQEMLKCIELDEKLKSMDQEITVNPQFVQKSMGTQEDDVGSKTSSYS comes from the exons ATGGCTTCAGCCTTGGAGCAGTTCGTGAACAATGTGCGGCAGCTCTCCGCTCAAG GTCAGATGACACAGCTGTGTGAACTGATCAACAAGAGCGGGGAGCTGTTGGCCAAGAACCTGTCCCACCTGGACACTGTACTGGGGGCCTTGGACATCCAGGAGCACTCCCTGGGCGTCCTGGCTGTGCT GTTTGTGAAGTTCTCCATGCCAAACATCCCTGACTTTGAGACGCTCTTTTCCCAAGTCCAGCTCTTCATCAGTACCTGCAATGGGGAGCACATCCGATATGCAACAGACACTT TTGCCGGCCTCTGCCATCAGTTGACAAATGCCCTTGTAGAACGGAAACAG CCATTGAGGGGTGTCGGCATTCTAAAACAGGCAATAGACAAAATGCAAATCAACACAAACCAACTTACCTCAGTTCATGCAGACCTGTGTCAG CTGTGCTTGTTAGCAAAATGCTTCAAGCCTGTCCTCCCATTTCTTGAGCTTGACATGATGGACATCTGTAAGGAAAATGGCGCCTACGACGCAAAGCACTTTCTATGTTACTACTATTACGGAGGCATGATCTACACGGGTCTGAAGAACTTTGAAAGAGCACTGTATTTTTATGAACAG GCAATAACCACTCCAGCCATGGCTGTCagtcacatcatgttggaggccTATAAGAAGTACATCCTGGTCTCCCTGATTCTCCACGGCAAAGTGCAGCAGCTCCCCAAGTACACGTCACAGATAGTTGGCAGGTTCATAAAG CCTCTCAGCAACGCGTACCATGAGCTTGCTCAGGTGTACGCCACCAACAACCCAGCAGAACTGCGCTCCCAGGTGAATAAACACAGTGAGACCTTCACACGCGACAACAACACAGGGCTGGTCAAGCAGTGCCTGTCCTCCCTCTACAAGAAGAACATCCAGAGGCTAACAAAG ACTTTCCTGACGCTGTCCTTGCAAGACATGGCAAGTCGAGTGCAGCTGTCAGGGCCCCAGGAGGCGGAGAAGTATGTCTTGCACATG ATTGAAGATGGTGAGATATATGCCAGTATCAACCAAAAGGATGGCATGGTCTGTTTCCATGACAACCCAGAGAAATACAACAACCCCGCAATGCTTCACAAAATTGACCAAGAG ATGTTGAAGTGTATAGAGCTGGATGAGAAACTAAAGTCCATGGATCAAGAAATCACAGTAAACCCGCAGTTTGTTCAGAAG AGTATGGGAACGCAGGAGGACGATGTCGGCAGCAAAACATCAAGTTACTCCTGA